The following is a genomic window from Nitrospira sp..
ATCTAGGCCTGTGCGATTTTCCCCATGCCCGCGACGGCCGAATTGTCTACCTGTGCTGGAAGCTTGGGGAGACCGAAATCCGTTGGTGGCATGAAGTGACCAGCGGGTATAAAGACCGTTGTCCGCTTGAAGATCCAGCATAGGCTCTAGACCAGATGAACCACACCAGATTTGCGCGATAAAGGATACTCGACGATGAAATTTGTGATTCTTGGATACGACGGCCCTGAGGGAGAAGCAAAACGGAAAATTCACCGCCCAGCCCATCTCGCCAATCTCGAGCCATTGGCGCAACAAGGCCGCGTCACTCTTGCCGGTCCGCTCACGGATAAAACCGGCAGCTTGATGGTATTAGAATTTGAGTCACAAGCTGAGGCTGAGCAGTTCGCCAACCAGGACCCCTATATGGTACATGGCGTCTTTGAGCGGGTTGAGGTTCACCCATTCATGCAGGTCTTACCCCAATAAATTGAGCATTTCTCCACTTCGCCCGCTTTACAACCTCTCTTCCTTGCCTCCCATCAGCATCTAAGCCCCAGCCCTACCTTGGACGCATTGTTCGGTCAAATCTCGCGCGGTCGCGGTATAGTTGCATTATGAATCATGCGACGTTGCTGCCCATCGCACATATCGCCCTCTCGTTAATCATTGCTTTTCTCGCCGCCACCAGCGCTACCGCAACCGAAACGACAATTGTAGCCGAAGGGCAATATGTCATGGCGGATGGCGACACCTTGGTTATGGCGGAAGACAAGGTCCTGCAACGCGCCCAACGCAAAGCCATTGAAGAAGCCGGCCTCTATCTAGAAGCCACTTCCCACGATTACGAAGCGGTTCGAAACGGAACGAGCACGCACGTCAGCTCTCTGGAGATTCGAACGCTTGCCGCAGCCATAACCAAGACAGAGATACTGGAATCCCGGCGCAGCTTCGAACGCGACCGACCGGTGTTTATGATTCGCATTCGAGCCATTGTGAATATGGAGCATCTCCAAGAAGCCATTCGGCGGTGGCGATCCGAAGAACAACTGACCGCGCACTTCAAACAATTACAAAGAGAAAACGCCGAACTCAAAGCGCAGCTCCGTGAGACACACTCCGCGCCATCAGGAGTACGTACGCTTATGATCCAGCCTCCAGGGCGCACCCAGCCGCAGGAGCAAGCGCACCACCTTGTGGAAAGCGCTGTCCGCTCGCACAGCCTTCGTCAGAAGATCGATCTCACCTCACAAGCCGCAACGTTAGATCCCCAGTCTGCAGCGCCACTGATAGTCAGAGGACAGACCTATCTCAAGATGGTTTCACTGGCCTACGCCAACAAATCTCGTCTCAGCGAATATGCTGAATACATCGATTATGCCCGGATGGATTTTGATCGAGCCCTTCTTTTGGACGCAGGAAATTCATGGGCACTCCTTGGGCAAGGAGATGTGAGCACGTGGCTGAACCAGACGGACGCGGCTGAAACCGCTTATACGAAGGCCTTGGAGATCGATCCGTTTTTCGATATCGCCCGGCAACGGCTCATTCGCGTTATGACCGCTCAGGCTCGCAAACTGATCTCAATGGCGCAATGGAATCCTGCCATGACGACACTCGATCGGATTCTGAATTCATCGGTCTCTGAGAGTTGGACCCCATCGCAAAAAGAGGCGTATTTCCTCCGAGGAGAACTCCATCAACAGCTGAATCAGCCCACACAAGCTATTGCTGATTTGAGTATCGTTATCGACATAGACCCCGCCCACGTCCAAGCTCTTTTGATGCGAGGCACTCTCTACAGAGAACAGCTCGAAGGCCGGCTCGCCAAAGAAGACTTTGAGCAAGCCTGTCTTCTTGGCGCTCTAACCGCCTGCGAACAGCTCCCCTGAACATGCACTTGGAAGAACTTGAATACGCGATGCGTTTTGACAAGGTACCATTCGGACCTGAATCACGACGGTATGTTTGACAAGGAAAAAGTCCGCCCCCTATAATGCCACCCGATTTATAGTCAGAATTATACGTTCAGGATGTGTGTTTGGCCGTCCCTAAAGGCCTAATATAACTCTGCCCGCATAGCCCAAAAGCTCAAGAAGGTGGGCCTTCTGTGAGGTTGCAGACGATGTGGAAAAAAGCTTAGAGTGTTGACAGGATTCACGAGTCGAAACTGAGTCGTTGCAGAGGATCTTCAACCTTTTGCCGGAGAGTAAGGCGTAATGAGTCAATACCGCGTGCTTCCAGGACCAGAACATTTTCTGCCCCCCGCTGCAGCCAGTATGGGCATTCGGTTGCCAAACCCTGGCGAAGCTCATATCAACGGCGTCATTACCTCCGAAGAAAAGGCCTATGAAGAAGCGGCCAAGCAATTCTTGATGGCCAAAGTGCCGACCCTCTTCCCCGGCCCCTTAGTACTCTGGGCTTGGAATGAAAAGGCCGCCAAGAAGGCCACGGCAATCCGCCATCTGTACGACACATTGAAGGAATGCGTGCAGCCCGGCCAGAAGCCTATGCTGATCCCCATGCCGGACTATCGCCCCAAATACCCCAAGATCAATCCTGAAGTTGAAATCAATCCCAACCATCCGAATCTGACGATCTGGCATAATAAGATCGATTGCTGCATGTTCATTGGCGTGCATTGCCACCAAGCGAATCTGTCGCTCAAAATTATTCGGGGCGGGACTTCATGCTACACGATTGCAATGTGTGCGCAGGCCGGCCATGAAGACGCGATGCTCTCATTCCGTGACGCATCCGTCGAAAAAATCATGACCCTGGCAGAGTGGGTGAGAAAGTTGAAAGGGACAGTCCAACCACGGCTGACGTCAGCCAAAAGCGGGGCTTCAAACTAAGTCGTTTGAACCTCTGCATAGCCCGAAAGGAGGCTGGGTCATGGCAGATATACACTCAGTCATTGGCACGAAGAACAAGAAGGGCCAGACATATACCGATACCTGGAAGCTGATGAACGAGGCTCCTCGGACGCCCTCGTTCTACACCGGGAGCGAAGTCATTAAAGAAGCGGTGCGTCGCGCCAGCTGCGACGTCATGATCGCCTATCCCATCACCCCGCAGAGCGAAGCGGCGGCCTTGATCGGCGAGCTCTTTGCCGAAGGGTATATTGGCGACTACTTCCGCGGCGAGAGCGAATTTGCCGTCATGTCGCAATGCGCGGGAGCGGCCTTCGGAGGCGCTCGCGTCTTCACGACAACCGCGGGACCTGGCACGATGCGCGCCATGGAGAATTTTCCCATGTGGTCCGGCGCCCGGCTGCCGATTCAAATGATCGTCACCTGTCGCGGCATCAATTCACCGCTATCGATTCAGCCCGACACACTCGAAATCGCCTATCTTTTGAACACCGGCATGCTGGTATGGCATGCGGAAACCGCGCAGGACTTTTTCGATTGGATTCTCAAAGGCTACATGGTGTCGGAAGAGCCGGATGTGCATTTGCCGCTCGCGCTCTGCTGCGACGGATTCTTTGTCACGCATACGAAGGACGTCGTAAACCTCACACCGGCCGACATGTGCTTACCGCCCTATGATCCATACCGTTCACCAGTTCCTTGCATGGATATGGAATGTCCGCCAGTCCGGATGATGCGCGATCCCTTCGTCATGAAGAGCAACTACATCAGTTACGCCACTCATGCCAGCTGGCAGCAGGAAGTCTGGGCGGCCGTGGAGCGCTCCAGAAAGCACTCCATCAAGTGGCTCAATGGGCTGATCGATGTGGAGAACGCGGATGCCGAGATCATGCTCCTCGCGTCAGGCACTGCGGTGTCGCAGAGCCGCGAGGCCATCCGCCTCCTCGAAGACGAAGGCGTCCGTTGCGGGCTCGTGAAGGTGAAGACCTTGCGCCCATGGCCGGAAGAAGAGATTCGCGAAGCCACGAAGAACGCCAAGCACATTTTCGTGCCGGAGTTTAACGTGACCGGCTGGCTGGCCAAAGAGCTCAAGGCAACGATTCCCAATCATGAGCGGGTGCATGCGGGTCCGCGCGTCGCTGGCGGCATGACGATGCCACCAGAAATTATCGTCAACGAAATCAAGACGACCTTGGGACTCAAAAAGTCCTTTGTCATGGCCGGACGCGGAAGCTGAGCAACCCACATCCAGAACCAGTTCGCATTGTGCTCGCGAACCTGAGGAGGCATATATGAGCAAAGAGAAAATTAAGATTTCTGAGGCCCTCTATGACATCATGCCGTCGGACTACCAGGATCTGGTGAAGAGCGCGACCTACGGCAAGGAAGATCGTGGATGGAAAGATATCGGCAACAACAAAGAACTCATCGAGCAGCACTCGCTCTGCGCCGGCTGCCCGGAGTCCATGGCATTCCGTTATATCCTGGCCTCGCTCCCCAATCCTGAAGACACCGTGATGGTCGGGTCCACCGGTTGCACCAGCTTGGTGTTTCCGATGGTGGCCGTGCATAACATCCACTCCCTGTTTGGCAATCAAAACGCCATCGCATCGGGATTGAAGCGCGCCCTCAGCGTCCGTTTCCCAGACCGCACAAAAGATGTCGTAGTTCTCGCCGGCGATGGCGCCACCGTCGACATCGGTCTCGACATGACCTTACAAGCCTGGTTCCGCCAGGAAAAGTTCACCACCATCTGCTTCGACAACGAGCTCTATGCCAACACAGGTGGCCAAGAGAGCGGGTTGATGCAGAAAGGTTTCGTCGCCAAAATGGCTCCTGTTGGCAAGCTGTTCGACAAGGTACGGCTGCCTGAGATTGCCCGTGAATCCGGCTGTCACTATGTCGTTAACTGCACGGTCAGCAAGCCGTCTTTGGTCGAAAAAGTCATCCGGAACGCCGTCCATATCGCTCGTGAAATTGGACCGACCTATCTCCAGCTTTACACCCCCTGCATTCTGGAAATCGGCAAGAACAGCATGGAAGGCCTCCAGGAAATGCGCGATTCGGAAAAGCCGACCGAGCGTTTCGCCTATAAAGAATACGTCAGCGAGCCGGCCAAGCAATTGCTGGCTGAGCTAGCGGCGAAGGATAAAGAGCGGAAAGCGGCTGCCAAGCAATTGGCCGGGAAAGCCTAACGAAACCGGAGGTTGTTCATGATTAAGAAGCGAATCAATATCCGGATGTCTGGCTTAGGCGGACAAGGCGCGGTCACCGCAGCCCATGTCTTGGCCATGGCCGCCAACCGGGACGGAAAGTTTTCAATTTCCAACCCATTTTTTGGCGCCGAGAAGCGGATGGCACCGGCTGAGAGCTATTGCCGTATCGGAATCGAACGGATCTATGATCGAGGCGAGTTGGTGTTCCCGGATGTAATCCAGGTGTTTCACCCCCAGGTTATCACGATGGGGAAAAGCTACACCATGCCGTTCTATTCTGGCGTGAAGGAAGGCGGCATCGTCATCATCAACTCCGCCGAGCCGCTTCTGTCGGAAGAAGATATCGAAAGGCTCAAAGACTTAAACGTCGCCTTGTTCTACATCGCCGGCACCGAGCTCGCCATTGAAGTGGCCGGCACCGAGCTATCCACAAACATGGCCATGATCGGCGCTGTTTCCGGTATCACCAAGTGCGTCTCCATGGAATCCTTGGATGGCGCGCTGCAAGAGCGATTCGGAAAGAAATTTGTCGCCTCTGGCGGTACGGCCTCATTGGACGAAGCGATCAAGAAAAAATTCGCCAAGAAAGAGATGTTGCTGGCTAAGAATCTGGCAACCGTCAAGGCAGCCTACGAGATAGCCAGCGAATGGGCGGACAAGAATAAGATTGAGTTGAAAGTCGGCAATCCTGCCGTTGCAGCGTAACAGAAGGAACTGCGTCGCATGTATAACGTAGCGCAAGTCATCGATGAGAAGTGCACGGCCAAGAAGGGCTGCCGTCTTTGCATCATGTATTGCCCGGAAGCCAACTGTCTGGACCTGAATTCCAGCAAAATGGTTGCTGAGGTCCATATTGATCGCTGCAAGGGCTGTGAACTGTGCGTCGTCGTTTGCGACGCCGCCAAGCACAATGCGATTGAGATGCAAGCCGTCAGCGCCACCGGTCAACTGATCGCAAAAAAAGGCGAATCGGCAGCGCTGGGACAAGCCTACCAAGGCTAATCCTCTGCGATGCGAATAGCGGGAAACCCCATAGCGTCCGCGCTATGGGGTTTTTTGTTGAGAAACGAGGTGGCCATGAACGACGAAGACAATGTGATCGACGAACTGCTCAGTGAAATTTCCGGCTTGATCGCGCAATACCCCAAAGCCATCGAACGGCGCGCCGCTCAGATCCAGGCAACGGGGAAAGACCCGGAACTGGTCGACAAGCTCATCAAGGCAGCCGATACGATGCGAGATAGCGGGAATCTCTATCTGACCTGGGCGAAACACTATGCCGCGCTCGCCGACGGCAATACGGATGCGTCTTCAGATGAAGATGAAACTGAGGACTTTGACGTCTAAAAAAGACTCCCTCTCAGCAAGAAGTTTTGCTAGAATGGGGCCCGCTTCCATTGAACCCCACGTTCCCCGGTAGCTCAGTTGGTAGAGCAGCCGGCTGTTAACCGGCTGGTCGCAGGTTCGAGTCCTGCCCGGGGAGCCAATAAATAAAGAGAGGGCTGGCGGCAACAGGCCGTCAGCCCTCTCTTATTTCGCAGCCCATCGCTAGGCCTTGAGCGTAGCGGGATTCTATCTGGTCGCACGGGCGGCAACGCCGCTTTTCAACACAATCTCACAGATATGATCCAGCCGCTCGACATGTTCGTATGCCGCCCATGGATCGTTTGCAACTGCGCACACTCCGTGATTGGCCTGTCCCACAATATCGAATTCCAGCGTTCCATCCTTCTTCAACCCAAAACATTCTGCCGTCACGTCGGCCAGATCGCGTGAAAGCGCCGGCAAGGCGGGCACGGTTCGCCCGACGCGGGTATAGCGCGAGATCTCCGGGAACTCAGCGCTCATAGCCTGTAAATCCACCCCCGCATAAATCGCTGCGACAATGTGAGTCGCATGCACATGGACCACCGTTCGTGTCTTTTTGGAATCCCGTTGAAGATTCCAATGCATCCACAATTCACCCGAGGGTTGTTGGTCGTCTCGAACTTTCGGGATCGAAAGACCGGTCTCAGGGTCGTTGACGATTTCGAGCCTGACGACATGTTCAGGATGAATAATCGTCTTTCGCCACCCGGAGGGAGTGATATACAAATACTTCCCTTCCCGCTTCCGCATGCTGATATTGCCGTCTCTGGTCGTAATCCACCCCCGCTCATACACCCGCCGCATCACATCGCCAATTGCCGTTAACATGCCCGCCTCCTTTGCCAATCGCCCAGACTCCGTTATCGGTCTATATACATCCCCTCTTGAGATCCCCAACTCAACCCTATCACAGGAAGTTCTTGATCCATATCGCATCGATATTGGATATGATGGGGTGAATATGCGCAACGCCCATTCTTTTACTCCTCTATTTTTTCTTCATAACGCGCATCTCATGACGCTTGCGCCGCGCTATTGGCCGAGAGCAACCTCCCTGAGCGGGATCCCGCAAACTGAGCGCCTCTTCACCACCGAACCTGGCACACAGCTCCTCGGATTCTGTCACTGGCAGCCACGCGCTTTGGAATCGCCCACCCTCATTCTCGTTCACGGCCTAGAGGGCTGCGCGGACTCGCACTACATGCGAGGGATCGCGGCCAAGGCCTATCGGCGTGGGTTCAACGTCCTGCGGATAAACCAACGCACCTGCGGCGGCACCGAGCACCTCACTCCAACGCTCTATAACAGCGGGCTCAGCAGCGATTATCGCGAGATCGTCAGAGAACTGGCGACAGTAGACCGCCTGACGCATATCTGGCTCATCGGCTATTCGATGGGAGGCAATCTTGTGCTGAAAGCGGCCGGCGAAATCGAGGCCTCCCTACCTGCCCTCGCAGGAGTCGCCGCCGTATGCCCGAACATCGACCCGACCCAATGCGTGGCGGCCTTGGAGCAACCCAGGAACTGGATCTATCACCAGCACTTCCTCTCACGCCTCAAAGCGCGAATGAAGCGGAAGGCCGCGCTCACTCCTGGCAAATGGAATCTGAATGCATTGCGCTCAATGAAGACGATCAGCCAATTCGACGATTACTACACCGCCCGCGACGGAGGATATCGGAATGGCGCAGACTACTACGACCGCGCAGGAGCCCGGCATGTGCTGCATCGCATTGCCGTCCCGACATTGATTATTACCGCCCAGGACGATCCATTTATTCCCTACTCGCTCTTCGCCAGCCCTGCACTCGCCGACAACCGACATATCGCTCTGCTGGCGCCTCGCCACGGCGGACATTGCGGATTCTTTAGCGCGAGCCCAGCCGGTGAAGACTGTTATTGGGCGGAAAACAGAATTATCGAGTTTGCGAGTCGAGGCCGCAGCTGAGGTAGCAGCCTTGCTAAAAAGCCGCTACTGAACACCTATCCGCTAGATAGCTTTTTTCAATCGACGAGGAGCCGCCGCAGCGACAAGCGGGGCGCAGGTTCTAATCCATGTCGCAATAAGCCATGCAATCGCCGCCACAATCCCCACGATAAAAATCCAATTATAGATTCTCTTGGCGGATTTATTCAGAAACGGGTCGCTCACTAGTAACAAGACGCCATACGCCAGAATCACCGTCGCCAGCGTCGTGACCGGAAGAATCAGCGCGCGATACGGCGCGAGCCATTTCCAATCCTCGGAAGGGTCCGCCGCAGCCTGCCGGGCGCCGAACCAAGCCAGGACAATCGTGCTGCCATACCCGAGAAACTGCACCAGATCGGAGGCGGCTAACTTTCCCACAGCCGTCTCGCGAAAGAGCGGGACCTGTCCAAGGATCAGGGCAAATGTGCATGAGAGCAGCATCGCCACACCGTATTGCATCATCCATGTCCGCGCTTTCATCGTAAGCCTCCTGCCGAACGCGTGAGCAATCGCCCATGCCCGCCAAGCATACCATTCTACCGGCGATTTCCTAGGATCAACGCATTCCGAGCCGCGAGAATTCGAGGGAAAGCGGATTCTTCAGGGAGACTGTAAGTAGGTGCGAACGTCCTGAACGTAGGTTTTGAACGGATCGGGCATGGGAAACGGCGTGCGGCCTTGGACCTGAACGATTGACCAATTGATGACATAGTCCGGAAAGAATCGCTCATCGGAGGCCGAGCCACTTGGCTCCAAGCCAGAGCCGGCCGCCAGCAAATGTCGAACCAATTCACCTCGGCCAAACGCCCGCGTGTTGCGGGGAGGGTGTTCCATCGCGAGGGCAATCGCCTTATCCGTTGTCATACGGGGTACTCGGCCCTCTTCGAGCAGCCCGAAATAGAGGCCTCGGTCCGCATGCAAATTATGATATTCGAGATCGAGACTCTTAAGCGCCGGATCCTGCCAGTCCAGCTGCTCAGCCTCGCGAAAAGATTCCAGCAGCCACAACTTAGAAGCCCAATCGAGGCGCCCCACTAGCTTAGTATAGTCGCCACGCAAATCCCTGAGGACTGACTCCCACTGGTCAAGCACCCAATCCGTCTCCTCATCCTGCCCGGCATAGGCTTCTCGTGCAGCCGCGAGGAATTGTTCTTGAACATCGATCGCTGAGATTGTCCGGCCCGATTGCAACCGCACAATCCACTGGCGCTCCTGATCTTGGGAGATCTCTTGCAGGGTTTCGACCGGCTCATCGAGTTCCAGCCCGGCCGGCGCCTTCCCCTCTTCGATCAACTGCAAGACTAATCCTGTCGTGCCCATCTTGAGCGCCGTGGCGACCTCGGCCATGTTCGAATCGCCGAGCAACAGATGAATGCGCCGGTATTGATTGGGATCCGCCAGCGGCTCATCCCGCGTATTGACGATGGCCCGGTTCTGCTGCACCCATTCGAAGAAGTCGTTCACGATATGATCGGCCCGCTGTGAAATCTGAAAAGGAATCGCCGGCTGTGGCGCATGCGACCGGAGCGCCCCACGCGGCACAATCAGGCGATCCATTTGGATCCAGGCATCTTGCGGACTGGCCGCGCCAATACGCCCCGATCCGGTGAAAATCTGCCGCGTGACCAGGAACGTGACAAGCGGACTCAAGCCGCGACGGCTGAATGGAAACCGCCGGGTGACCAGATAATTTTCATGCGATCCAAACGTGGCGTCCGTTTCATGATCGATGTTGTTCTTGATCAGTGAAATCGTGTCGCCGAACCCAAGCGTCTCGATCGTCTCCTGCAGAAGCTGATCGCCGGCCCGGTCGACTGCGATCAGATCGACGAGCGACTGGCATTCAGGCGAGGCGTACTCCAGGTGGCCCATGTCGAGATACATCCGCCCGGCATTGGTCAGAAAGCCCCCGTTCCCAGGCGGCTCGTCATGCCCGCGATGATGGAGGTCCAAAACGCCCCGGCGCTGGGTATGAAAGAGATGATCGCGAATCTGGTGGGCAAACCACGTCGGCGAGTGATCGGGGCGATCCTGGTTGACCAGAAGTCCGTACTCCGTTTCCAGTCCGAATATACGATTCAGCATATTAGCCAGCAAGGAGGGCTTGGAAATCGCCCGGAAGCACGCGCGCCAACTCAGCCGGTTTCAGGGCGCGATACTTGGACGAACCGGCCTGTTGCCGTTCCAAGACCGCGCATTCCAGCGTCCTCTCTACCAGCACCTCACGGAGATGTGCGAGCAAGGCGGCCTGATCGGGAATCGAGGCAGCCGTTTCACGACGGTCCTCTGCCCCACTATCAGCTGAGGCCTCGGCCGAATCCTGTTGATGCGCAAGCGACCCGATTGCCCAAGCGCGCAGTGCCAGCAGCAAGCCCTGCTGAAGCGGGCAGGGCGATACAGCCTGCGCTTTCAGATACTCTTGCATGCGAGTCTGCGCCTGCTTCGTTGCGGCCAGCACGGCAAAATCCCTGCGCTCGTCGAACGTTCCGTCATAGTTGATCGTGAGCAAAGTATCCTTCTCCGGCTTCTGGCCCAACTCGGCCAGGAGAATTCTCACGATGAACGGCGCTTTATACACCTCTTCAAACGCCTGCTTAATCACCGGCGCAATCCCGTACTTCACCAGGCGCGAGCCGGTGACATCCGACGGAGACCGATTGAACCCCTCCGTATGGGCCATCTCCAACAAACTGAATCGAAGCTTTTCCAAATCTGCCGGGTGGCCCATGCCTCCCAGAGCAATACGATCGTAAATCTCGTACAGCTTCGGCGTGCCCTTGCTGGCCGTCGTCAGGAGGATGCCTCCATCGTAGCCTAGAGCCACCACAGGACTCCCCTGCCGAAACTGCTCATCCAGATACGTCCGGCGATTGCCGACCGCCTCTACCCACCGATACGGCTCTTCATACATGGCGCGATACCTTCGTTTCGAACAGTTGTTTCAACGTGGAGTCCGGGACCGTCCTCAGCCCTTCCTGCGTAATGAACTTGACGACCGGATAGAGGCTCGCCTCCCGATTCACTCCGCCGGTTGCCGAATCGAACTCCGCCGCGCTGGTTAAGAGGCGCAACGCCTGAACCGTCGCCTCTTCCTCTGTAAGCGCGGCCAGCGGACGCTCGCCCCAGGTATTCACGTAGTGCAAGATGCCGCGAATCGTCGGCGAGCCAGAACCCGACACCGCATATTCGACTCCCTCGAACTCAGCGCCGAGAATATCGTAAAAATAGAT
Proteins encoded in this region:
- a CDS encoding Proteasome subunit alpha (MaGe:77309105), whose protein sequence is MYEEPYRWVEAVGNRRTYLDEQFRQGSPVVALGYDGGILLTTASKGTPKLYEIYDRIALGGMGHPADLEKLRFSLLEMAHTEGFNRSPSDVTGSRLVKYGIAPVIKQAFEEVYKAPFIVRILLAELGQKPEKDTLLTINYDGTFDERRDFAVLAATKQAQTRMQEYLKAQAVSPCPLQQGLLLALRAWAIGSLAHQQDSAEASADSGAEDRRETAASIPDQAALLAHLREVLVERTLECAVLERQQAGSSKYRALKPAELARVLPGDFQALLAG